The Candidatus Delongbacteria bacterium genome has a segment encoding these proteins:
- a CDS encoding HAD-IIB family hydrolase, giving the protein MTGRLKPLVHWPGELARGLKVLFTDIDDTVSSEGRIPAEAYAALWQARECGLRVVPVTGRPAGWCDLIGRMWPVDGVIGENGGLVFRMEHGRLAHHFLYDDATRAGFRARLEAVRAEILRRVPGAGIASDQAYREYDLAVDFCEDVPRLPLQEAQRIQAIFEEHGATAKISSIHVNGWFGDFDKVRAARAYLRDFLDLDPERDRECCAFCGDSPNDEPMFGWLEETSVGVANLRDFLQLVQRQPAFLTQARSGAGFAEFVARLAELRGS; this is encoded by the coding sequence GTGACCGGGCGTCTGAAACCCCTGGTCCACTGGCCGGGGGAACTGGCCCGCGGGCTCAAGGTCCTGTTCACCGACATCGACGACACGGTCTCCAGCGAGGGCCGCATTCCGGCGGAGGCCTACGCAGCGCTCTGGCAGGCCCGGGAGTGCGGCTTGCGCGTGGTCCCCGTCACCGGCCGACCGGCGGGCTGGTGCGACTTGATCGGCCGGATGTGGCCCGTGGACGGAGTGATCGGCGAAAACGGCGGCCTGGTCTTTCGGATGGAACACGGCCGGCTGGCCCACCACTTCCTCTACGACGACGCCACCCGGGCCGGCTTCCGGGCCCGCCTGGAAGCCGTGCGGGCGGAGATCCTGCGCCGCGTGCCGGGCGCGGGCATCGCCAGCGACCAGGCCTACCGCGAATACGACCTGGCCGTGGACTTCTGCGAGGACGTGCCGCGGCTGCCCCTGCAAGAGGCCCAGCGCATCCAGGCCATCTTCGAGGAGCACGGCGCCACGGCCAAGATCAGCTCCATCCACGTGAACGGCTGGTTCGGGGATTTCGACAAGGTGCGCGCCGCGCGCGCCTACCTGCGGGACTTCCTGGACCTGGATCCCGAGCGCGACCGCGAGTGCTGTGCGTTCTGCGGGGACAGCCCCAACGACGAGCCCATGTTCGGCTGGCTGGAGGAGACCAGCGTGGGGGTGGCCAACCTGCGCGACTTCCTGCAGCTGGTCCAGCGCCAGCCGGCCTTCCTCACCCAGGCCCGCAGCGGCGCGGGCTTCGCCGAGTTCGTCGCGCGCCTTGCGGAGCTGCGGGGATCCTGA